A region of Porites lutea chromosome 13, jaPorLute2.1, whole genome shotgun sequence DNA encodes the following proteins:
- the LOC140923074 gene encoding N-fatty-acyl-amino acid synthase/hydrolase PM20D1-like, protein MAGRFSYFLLSALFTVVLIIVVRTVMFSYRPVAAVPCLPTDLDYIHADEAARKRFQKAITFKTVSYDVGNYNRQELRKFLEFILQEFSDVFNHPLVQHKVIADYSLLLSVKGSDPSLKPYLIASHLDVVPATNESWEVPPFEGRVHNGYFWGRGTLDVKNGVMGSMEALKFLLNLGHKPQRSFFLAYGHDEEVSGNDGARQIAAHLKSQQVELEFLVDEGTVIVKDAVPGMKIPFALIGVAEKGFITAQLSVHTSAGHSSMPPRESSIGIMSNAVAKLESCPMPVVFESSGPIREMFESFAPQVPVYMRIIVANLWLFSPIFTKILESKPSTNAFLRTTTAVTQFNAGVKANVIPSSANVTVNHRVHPGNTLEEVLEHDRRCINDDRVEIRVMQSSEPSPVSNWDEHSFGFQVISKSVRQVFTEVGVSPGLMIANTDTKHYLELTDSVYRFMPSVLTPEDAKRIHGFNERISVENYEKTINYFYHLMINADAANLDTEKPHSEL, encoded by the exons ATGGCGGGTAGATTTTCGTACTTTCTCCTCTCAGCTCTTTTCACAGTCGTTTTGATTATCGTCGTACGGACGGTGATGTTTTCCTATCGTCCGGTAGCCGCTGTTCCTTGTCTACCAACCGATTTAGATTATATTCACGCAGACGAAGCCGCGAGGAAAAGATTTCAAAAAGCAATCACCTTTAAAACAGTGTCATATGATGTTGGGAATTACAATCGACAAGAGCTTCGAAAATTTCTTGAATTTATCCTACAAG AATTTTCAGATGTGTTTAATCATCCTCTTGTGCAACATAAAGTTATAGCAGATTACAGCTTACTTTTGTCTGTAAAAGGCAGTGACCCCTCTCTTAAACCTTATCTCATTGCAAGTCACCTTGATGTTGTACCAGCAACCAATGAATCTTGGGAAGTACCGCCTTTTGAAGGGCGTGTCCATAATGGGTACTTTTGGGGGAGAGGAACATTGGATGTTAAAAATGGAGTCATG GGCTCCATGGAGGCTTTAAAGTTTCTTCTCAATCTTGGACACAAACCTCAACGCAGCTTTTTCCTGGCTTATGGACATGACGAAGAG GTTTCTGGGAATGACGGAGCCCGACAAATTGCAGCACATTTAAAGTCACAACAGGTGGAGTTGGAATTTTTAGTTGATGAAGGGACAGTTATTGTCAAGGATGCTGTCCCGGGAATGAAAATTCCCTTTGCTTT AATTGGTGTGGCAGAGAAAGGTTTTATCACAGCACAACTTAGTGTCCATACATCTGCTGGCCACTCATCAATGCCACCACGGGAATCAAGCATTGGAATTATGTCAAATGCTGTAGCTAA ATTAGAATCTTGTCCAATGCCAGTTGTCTTTGAGTCATCTGGACCAATCAGAGAAATGTTTGAAAGTTTTGCCCCTCAG GTTCCAGTTTATATGAGGATTATAGTGGCTAACTTGTGGCTATTTAGTCCAATTTTTACAAA AATTCTTGAGTCAAAACCCTCCACTAATGCGTTTCTCCGTACCACAACCGCTGTTACTCAGTTTAATGCAGGGGTAAAG GCAAATGTGATACCGTCCTCAGCGAACGTGACGGTTAATCACCGGGTTCATCCTGGCAATACTCTGGAGGAG GTTCTTGAGCATGATCGTCGCTGCATAAATGATGATCGAGTTGAAATTCGTGTGATGCAGTCGAGCGAACCTTCTCCTGTATCTAACTGGGACGAACATTCTTTTGGCTTCCAG GTGATATCCAAAAGCGTGCGGCAAGTGTTTACGGAAGTCGGAGTGTCGCCAG GGCTTATGATTGCAAACACAGATACCAAACACTATCTGGAGCTTACCGATTCTGTGTACAGGTTTATGCCATCAGTACTAACTCCTGAGGATGCTAAACGCATTCATGGCTTTAACGAAAGAATAAGCGTTGAGAATTACGAAAAAACGATCAACTACTTTTATCATTTGATGATAAATGCTGATGCAGCGAATTTGGACACGGAGAAACCACACAGCGAATTGTGA